A DNA window from Sphaeramia orbicularis chromosome 22, fSphaOr1.1, whole genome shotgun sequence contains the following coding sequences:
- the LOC115414195 gene encoding kelch domain-containing protein 1 — MDSALERHCSELVARERSGHTAVLRENLLYVWGGYMSVADDEIFLPNDEIWKYDLEQGVWEVFHMKGEVPPSMSGTCGCSLNEHMYIFGGCDDNGQTNQIYCVDLTDGNYTWRKIIHDIGSAPSPRDKLSCWVYNGRIIYFGGYGHKLLSSVDSENKTFIVDEASWVGDVFWGWNNEVHIFDPTQASWTEPRIHGRAPAPRAAHASATLGSKGYICGGRVMETRTSDIHCLDLVSWTWTEIVPVSTIPVGRSWHTLSAVSENTLFLFGGLSVDCKPMSDGWVLDVETRQWREVEHPYKNKPRLWHTACLGKDSDVIVFGGSCDYILLVDTGHCNDALVFQLQPYPLFRICEDFIAKNVRKCELLRNRLPLLPPKLLTSVQKRMSFYRPTRKQQQ; from the exons ATGGACTCCGCTTTGGAGAGACACTGCTCTGAGCTGGTGGCCCGAGAGAGGAGCGGACACACGGCTGTGCTGCGGGAAAACCTGCTCTATGTGTGGGGAGGATACATG TCAGTTGCCGATGATGAAATTTTCCTTCCTAATGATGAGATCTGGAAGTATGACCTGGAACAAGGTGTATG GGAAGTGTTCCACATGAAAGGGGAAGTCCCGCCCTCCATGTCTGGAACCTGTGGCTGCAGCCTCAATGAGCACATGTACATATTCGGAGGCTGTGACGACAATGGACAGACCAATCAG ATCTACTGTGTCGACCTGACAGACGGAAATTACACGTGGAGGAAGATCATACATGACATTGGTTCTGCTCCTTCACCTCGAGACAAGTTGTCCTGCTGGGTTTATAACGGAAG aaTCATCTACTTTGGCGGATATGGTCACAAGCTACTCAGCAGCGTCGACAGCGAGAATAAAACCTTTATTGTAGATGAAGCATCATGG GTCGGGGATGTCTTCTGGGGATGGAACAACGAGGTCCATATATTTGACCCCACACAGGCCAGTTGGACCGAACCACGAATCCAT GGCCGTGCTCCAGCCCCCCGGGCAGCCCATGCCAGTGCCACACTTGGTTCCAAAGGATATATTTGCGGAGGTAGAGTCATG GAAACGAGGACGAGTGACATTcactgtttagacctggtgtcatgGACGTGGACAGAAAT AGTCCCTGTGTCCACTATTCCTGTGGGCAGGTCATGGCACACGCTCAGTGCAGTGTCAGAAAACACCTTATTCCTGTTCGGAGGTCTCAGCGTCGACTGCAAACCAATGA GTGACGGATGGGTGCTTGATGTAGAAACAAGACAATGGCGAGAAGTCGAACATCCCTATAAGAACAAACCAAG GTTGTGGCATACAGCTTGTCTTGGCAAAGACTCTGACGTCATTGTGTTTGGTGGGAGCTGTGACTACATCCTCCTTGTGGACACG GGTCACTGCAATGATGCACTTGTTTTCCAGTTGCAGCCGTATCCTCTTTTCAG GATCTGTGAGGATTTCATTGCAAAGAATGTGAGAAAATGTGAGCTGCTCAGAAATCGACTGCCGCTCCTGCCTCCAAAACTTCTGACTTCGGTGCAGAAAAGAATGTCTTTCTACCGGCCAACGAGGAAACAACAACAATAG
- the LOC115414196 gene encoding uncharacterized protein LOC115414196 → MGSGPSRGKKVAPACVSEVTVAKTAARVTATKHSGGPFRPLKIQTILRTARNRAQPDRHSEGNDSECSGEDDDIDGELDTVMANYEERERASVKKPPSKKTFIRSRTYGLCHFGREDTDEDFSSETRIRESGSTEPRGSHRGDVNKRGYDAFSHFKKHTPLCPNEHTSSSQSVLTRGSLLEAVATKDKQFCHNSSLTMPVILYDGSEEELMDTIEREFS, encoded by the exons ATGGGCAGCGGTCCGAGCAGAGGGAAAAAAGTAGCACCTGCGTGTGTCAGCGAGGTGACTGTGGCCAAAACAGCGGCCCGTGTCACCGCAACCAAACACAGCGGTGGTCCATTCAGGCCCCTTAAGATCCAGACCATTTTACGCACGGCGCGTAACCGTGCGCAACCGGACCGCCACAGCGAAGGGAACGACTCTGAATGTTCCGGAGAGGACGATGACATTGACGGAGAGTTGGACACTGTTATGGCCAATTATGAGGAGCGAGAGCGGGCTTCGGTGAAGAAACCACCTTCCAAGAAGACTTTTATCAGATCCAGAACGTACGGACTGTGCCATTTTGGACGCGAAGACACTGATGAGGACTTCAGCTCAGAAACACGGATCAGAGAGTCCGGATCAACAGAGCCACGTGGCTCACACCGAGGAGATGTAAACAAGAGAGGATATGATGCCTTCTCACACTTTAAAAAACATACACCACTGTGTCCAAACGAGCACACT TCCTCCTCACAGAGCGTTTTGACAAGAGGGTCTTTGTTGGAAGCTGTTgccacaaaagacaaacaatt CTGCCATAACTCCTCTCTCACCATGCCAGTCATCCTGTACGACGGATCAGAAGAGGAGCTGATGGACACAATTGAGAGGGAGTTCAGTTGA